From the genome of Halobellus litoreus, one region includes:
- a CDS encoding helix-turn-helix domain-containing protein: protein MRNGSLSHGKTPIMLEYTFSIKHRGCWTASLNDAFPAVRATIIYSYRLTGTSITMVELTRIEEGELDELVAWLEDHPVMNTSQLVSYDDRRQKAFVSLAGDYDTDTEPVLNVLLRNNCFPTIPATVARGREHWSVLASNHEQVSTAHDELRQIGSVDVDSLRSPDLDGLLTGLTEVKEAVQDLSPRQLEVLSRAIEEGYYDSPRSCNIEELAELDSANTSTVGEHLRRSEAKILKAVAPMLDRPKELGARTN from the coding sequence ATGCGCAACGGGAGTCTGTCACACGGCAAGACGCCGATTATGCTCGAATACACGTTCAGTATCAAACACAGGGGCTGCTGGACCGCCTCCCTGAACGACGCGTTTCCGGCGGTCAGAGCGACGATCATCTACTCCTACCGGCTCACCGGGACGAGCATCACGATGGTCGAATTGACGCGGATCGAGGAGGGCGAACTCGACGAACTGGTCGCGTGGCTCGAAGACCACCCCGTGATGAACACGAGCCAACTCGTCAGTTACGACGACAGACGCCAGAAGGCGTTCGTCAGCCTGGCCGGGGATTACGACACCGACACCGAACCGGTCCTGAACGTCCTCCTCCGGAACAACTGCTTCCCGACGATTCCGGCGACAGTGGCCCGGGGACGAGAGCACTGGAGCGTCCTCGCCTCGAATCACGAGCAGGTCAGCACCGCCCACGACGAACTCAGGCAGATCGGCTCCGTCGACGTCGACTCGCTCCGCTCGCCCGACCTCGACGGGCTTCTCACCGGACTCACGGAAGTAAAAGAGGCCGTCCAAGACCTCTCGCCCCGGCAGCTCGAAGTCCTCTCGCGGGCGATCGAGGAGGGGTACTACGACTCGCCGCGGTCGTGTAACATCGAGGAACTGGCCGAACTGGACTCCGCGAACACCTCGACCGTCGGCGAGCACCTGCGTCGGTCCGAGGCGAAGATCCTGAAGGCTGTCGCGCCGATGCTCGACCGTCCCAAGGAGCTCGGTGCCCGGACGAACTAG
- a CDS encoding glutamine synthetase family protein, whose product MTTLSEYDDVRLVWTDLNGVARGITVPGDEAEHAFEEGIGFANGVAELTLEPGLLDDPHYGAEGGDMLAVPDRSSVTPVEWADDTAAVFTDLTDVDGSQFDLCARSALRNVLAELESDGYRALAGVETEFSLLSPDGDGGWVPYNDRCSYDLDAVDMSSELISEWRSAMETAGYDVLGVHQESQPGQYEVNIEYDDALTTADGIMFFRHMAKSVTRNHGHKASMMPRPHSGEDANGLHFHLSLWDLEESENQFASETGDIQFPAGKHPAGESGISDVGRHFIGGLLEHMKALTAICAPTVNSYKRLLPGIWAPVNVAWGPDNRSTVLRLPPELGPATRIEHRVPDSSCNPYLGMAASLAAGLDGIRNEIDPGEPTLKNAYEEDYERLPRTLWSALDHLEADDVLAEMLGPSLVESFVKLKRDEFNRSMDHISSWEREEYLDEF is encoded by the coding sequence ATGACCACGCTATCAGAGTACGACGACGTCCGGCTCGTGTGGACGGATCTCAACGGCGTCGCCCGCGGAATCACCGTCCCGGGCGACGAGGCCGAACACGCCTTCGAAGAGGGGATCGGATTCGCGAACGGCGTCGCGGAACTGACGCTCGAACCCGGACTGCTCGACGATCCGCACTACGGGGCCGAGGGCGGTGATATGTTGGCGGTCCCGGATCGCTCCTCGGTCACTCCCGTCGAGTGGGCCGACGACACGGCCGCCGTCTTCACCGACCTCACCGATGTCGACGGGTCGCAGTTCGACCTCTGCGCCCGGAGCGCCCTCCGGAACGTCCTCGCCGAACTCGAATCGGACGGGTACCGCGCGCTCGCCGGCGTCGAGACCGAGTTCTCGTTGCTCAGCCCCGACGGCGACGGCGGATGGGTGCCGTACAACGACCGCTGTTCGTACGACCTCGACGCCGTCGATATGAGTTCGGAGCTCATCTCCGAGTGGCGCTCGGCGATGGAGACCGCCGGCTACGACGTCCTCGGCGTCCACCAGGAGTCCCAACCGGGACAGTACGAGGTCAACATCGAGTACGACGACGCGCTGACGACGGCGGACGGGATTATGTTCTTCCGCCATATGGCCAAGTCGGTCACGCGGAACCACGGCCACAAGGCATCGATGATGCCGCGGCCTCACTCGGGTGAGGACGCCAACGGCCTCCACTTCCACCTCTCGCTGTGGGACCTCGAGGAGTCCGAGAACCAGTTCGCGAGCGAGACTGGCGACATCCAGTTCCCCGCCGGCAAACACCCCGCGGGCGAGTCGGGGATTTCCGACGTCGGGAGACACTTCATCGGCGGCCTCCTCGAACATATGAAGGCGCTGACGGCAATCTGCGCGCCGACGGTGAACTCCTACAAGCGGCTGCTGCCGGGCATCTGGGCTCCGGTCAACGTCGCCTGGGGACCGGACAACCGATCAACCGTCCTCCGGCTCCCGCCGGAACTCGGGCCGGCGACGCGCATCGAACACCGCGTCCCCGACTCCTCGTGCAACCCGTACCTCGGGATGGCGGCGTCGCTCGCGGCGGGGCTGGACGGCATCCGCAACGAGATCGATCCGGGCGAGCCGACGCTGAAGAACGCGTACGAAGAGGACTACGAGCGTCTGCCGCGGACGCTCTGGTCGGCTCTCGACCACCTCGAAGCCGACGACGTGCTCGCGGAGATGCTCGGACCGTCGCTGGTCGAGTCGTTCGTGAAACTCAAGCGCGACGAGTTCAACCGCTCGATGGATCACATCTCGTCGTGGGAGCGCGAGGAGTACCTCGACGAGTTCTAG